One region of Oryza glaberrima chromosome 7, OglaRS2, whole genome shotgun sequence genomic DNA includes:
- the LOC127778848 gene encoding pentatricopeptide repeat-containing protein ELI1, chloroplastic, whose product MSAAAAVQPVLPSSSASTGGQQHHGVLTADRVAGLLTGCATLRRTGELHAAAVRAGVDGDRAVGFRLQRAYAASGRLDLAVTLLRLTPDPTTVFYTSAIHAHSSRGLHLAALALLSEMLGRGLLPTSHTLSSSLPACHGLALGRALHAYAFKLALAGDSYVATALLGMYARGGDADAARALFDEMPDPHVVSVTAMLTCYAKMGALDDARELFDGMPSKDFICWNAMIDGYTQHGRPNEALRLFRRMLRSGVDPDEVAIILALSAVAQLSTAESGRWLHSYVKNSRRVQLNARVGTALIDMYCKCGSLEDAVSVFNSIGDKDIVVWNAMINGYAMHGDSRKALEMFPQLRSQGLWPTDITFIGLLNACSHSGLVDEGRQFFQSMEEEYAIVPKIEHYGCMVDLLGRAGLIEEAFHLVQSMTIAPDTVMWVSLLAACRLHKNMALGQQIADYLVAGGLANSGMYILLSNIYAAVGNWEEVARVRSMMKASGIQKEPGCSAIEVGRKVYEFVAGDMSHPRTDEIYAMVEKMNGIVKEQGHVPQTELVLHDLDETTKEKALAVHSEKLAVAFGLISTAPGETIKIVKNLRACADCHAVLKLISKITGRKIVFRDRNRFHHFVDGSCTCGDYW is encoded by the coding sequence atgtccgccgccgccgccgtgcagcccgtgctcccctcctcctccgcctcaacCGGAGGCCAGCAGCATCATGGTGTACTCACGGCTGACCGCGTGGCGGGGCTGCTCACCGGCTGCGCGACCCTCCGCCGAACCGGCGAGCTCCACGCCGCGGCGGTccgcgccggcgtcgacggcgaccgggCGGTGGGCTTCCGCCTCCAGCGCGCCTACGCTGCATCCggccgcctcgacctcgccgtcACGCTCCTCCGCCTCACGCCCGACCCCACCACCGTGTTCTACACCTCCGCCATCCATGCCCACTCCTCCCGcggcctccacctcgccgcgctcgcgctGCTCTCCGAGATGCTGGGTAGGGggctcctccccacctcccacaccctctcctcctccctccccgcctGCCACGGCCTCGCCCTTGGCCGCGCCCTGCACGCCTACGCCTTCAAGCTGGCTCTCGCCGGCGACTCCTACGTCGCCACCGCGCTGCTCGGCATGTACGCGCGCgggggcgacgccgacgccgcgcgcgcgctgttcgacgaaatgcccgACCCGCACGTCGTGTCCGTCACGGCGATGCTCACCTGCTACGCCAAGATGGGGGCGCTCGACGACGCGCGCGAGCTGTTCGACGGGATGCCCAGCAAGGACTTCATCTGCTGGAACGCAATGATCGACGGCTACACGCAGCACGGGAGGCCGAACGAGGCGCTCCGGTTGTTCCGGCGGATGCTGCGGTCAGGTGTCGATCCCGATGAGGTGGCCATCATTCTTGCGCTCTCTGCAGTCGCGCAGCTCAGCACGGCAGAGTCCGGGAGGTGGCTTCATTCCTATGTCAAGAACAGCCGGCGAGTTCAGCTCAATGCCAGGGTTGGCACGGCGCTCATTGACATGTACTGCAAGTGTGGCAGCCTGGAGGACGCCGTGTCAGTGTTCAACAGCATCGGCGACAAAGACATCGTCGTCTGGAACGCCATGATCAACGGGTACGCGATGCACGGAGATAGCAGGAAGGCACTGGAGATGTTTCCGCAGCTGCGGTCACAAGGCCTCTGGCCAACTGACATCACCTTCATCGGCTTGCTCAATGCCTGCAGCCATTCTGGGCTTGTCGACGAAGGCCGCCAATTCTTCCAATCAATGGAGGAGGAGTACGCCATTGTCCCCAAGATCGAGCACTACGGTTGCATGGTCGATCTCCTCGGCCGTGCCGGGCTCATAGAAGAAGCATTCCACCTTGTCCAGAGCATGACGATCGCCCCTGACACCGTCATGTGGGTGTCACTGCTCGCCGCGTGCCGGCTTCACAAGAACATGGCGTTAGGCCAGCAGATCGCCGACTATCTCGTCGCCGGTGGACTTGCCAACTCCGGTATGTACATCCTCCTGTCGAACATCTACGCGGCTGTTGGTAACTGGGAAGAAGTTGCAAGAGTAAGGTCCATGATGAAGGCCAGTGGCATCCAGAAGGAGCCCGGGTGCAGCGCCATCGAGGTCGGCCGCAAGGTCTACgagttcgtcgccggcgacatgAGCCATCCTCGCACCGACGAGATATACGCCATGGTGGAGAAGATGAACGGGATTGTGAAAGAGCAGGGACATGTTCCACAGACCGAGCTGGTGCTGCATGATCTGGATGAGACGACCAAGGAGAAGGCATTGGCAGTTCACAGCGAGAAGCTCGCCGTTGCGTTTGGGCTCATAAGCACGGCGCCCGGGGAGACGATCAAGATCGTCAAGAACCTGAGGGCGTGCGCCGATTGCCATGCCGTGTTGAAGCTGATATCGAAGATCACTGGGAGGAAGATCGTGTTCAGGGACAGGAACAGGTTTCACCATTTCGTTGATGGGTCATGCACTTGCGGGGATTACTGGTGA